The following is a genomic window from Triplophysa dalaica isolate WHDGS20190420 chromosome 22, ASM1584641v1, whole genome shotgun sequence.
ATTTCCAGTGTGAGTTTCATATGAATGAACCTTGGTTAATAGAACTTGTATGTGTTGAACTATTGAGACAAATTTCCCAACTATGGTTGAACAATTGGGACAAATGTGATTTTTCTCCAGTTGTCAAAGCTGTTGGCTTCATCTCAGGTGCTTTTCAGAAATCGAGTAGGAGATGTGGAGCCAGGTCCTGTCAGCGTGCTGTTCTCCTGCGTGGGTCTTTGCAGCTTTGTCCTTCATTCCTGGGTGTGCGTGTTGCTTTATCTTACACATGTGGAATATTGGCCTCCCTCTCAGTACATTCCTTGGGATAAACTGTGTGTTATGGCATCTCTGCTGCTTGGTAATGtacatgctttttgtttttcaccATTATACATGATTGTATGTTTTAACCTTTTAAGTTTTTAACTGTTTTTCTCCTCACTTAAGTTTTCAATATGCTGGTGAATTTGGGAGGAATATTTACGTACCCCAGTTTAATTTCACTCGGAATTCTCTTGACCATTCCAGCAAGTGCAGGTGATCTCCAACAGACCTTCTGAAGCcttacacatatttttttgttcgaTCGATTAATGATTatgttatttctctctctcgttAGCTGTGGATTCATTTGTGACCTCAGCACTGCAGATCAGCCATGTACGTGTGGCCGCAGCAGTTATCATCTCAGCAGGCTTTCTCATGCTGCAGCTTCCAGAGAACTGGGACGACGGCACACTTCGCTGGCTCAGCACACTGTGGCATGGAAACTGGCACGAGGACAGTATAGTTGGAGAAGAAACTGCGGTAGACCTTGTTGGGACTGCACGAGCAAAACCGGCTGTTGTGACAGTCGGCTAGCTGAGTAAAAGTATTATGATTGAGCAgtggcgattctaggttttcaatattaggggggctcagcctccaatatatatataccatATATACAGGGGCATCGCAAGTCTGGGGAAAAGGGTGACTGAGTACATAGGGCCCTGGCATGTGAGGGGCCTAGAAGTTCATGAAATTTTGATTATTACTATTTTACAATTGTGCTCGTATTCTGCGCGTCTGTGTAACTTCTCTGTTCTCCCCTAATTTTGAGAGATCTCAGTACGGCAGACGTCTACGAAAATGGTTCACACAAGCACAGCACTCATGCTACAGCGAAATGCACGATAGTGAAGTGGAATGGACCCTGCTGAAAGCATTCTGTTATCAATCCACTAGAGATCCGTGTATTCCTCTCCGGGTTTTCCATTTCCTGCTCACAGTCTGTGTTGATTCAATGACTCCACTCACAGCAGACGATGAATAGTCTAGATTGAATATTATGGTGTTTTGTGCATATATATAGATATGGACAGAATTTATAAAATTTTGATGAGTTATTTCTAATTAGCGAGGACAAAAAACTGAATGGTGTTATGAAACAACCTATGTCTGAATGTTCATGCAAATTATGTCATattcaatcaaataaaatgttttagcaGAAAAGTAAGTTATAAAGGGCCTACTGTATATTTATCATGGCATTAATGTATAGCTCATTTTCTAGTCAAAGCTGCCTTTAGAAAAATCAACTATTGTTTCATTATAATAAAGCACAGTAACCCTAACcacgtttttgttttctttatgcCTATCGTATTACCAGCTTAACTACAAATATCAGTGTTAAACTATTATAGTATGGGTTTACCACAATGAAACATGGGTCACTAAACTGCTCTGTAGTTGTTTGAATTTAACATATTGATAAGTCATACATAACAGCGATGAAATGCTtcagaatataaatatttaagtaatgCATAACCCCAAACGTTTGCCCGAACCTGGTTATCCATTTTACCACCAAATTTATAAATAGAAAGAACATCTCCTGCTTTAAATAGGAGAAATATGCCTTACTCTTTCATTCTAATCGCAACCTATACATTTGCTGACTTTATAAATTCTGGGTCTCAACTAATATCATAacctttgtttatgttttaaatatcaaCCCCTCTGTatgaacaaaacagaaatgtgttggGAAAACGTGTCAAAAACAAAAGTCAATTTACTACATTCAGCTCGCTAGAGGGCGCCAGTCAGTTTTCACAGTAGTTCACTTCACACGAAGTTTCGAGGAGGAAACGTTATCTGTGTTTTGAGGCGGCTGAGGAGGAAAGCATGGCCCTAAACGCAGGTAAAATGCgaataaacttacatttttgctaATTTTACTGTTGCTTTTACGTTCAATGACGTTCTGTTATCTTCATAACGATATTTACATCGGTCGTGCGTATACAGTGACACAGCAGTCCCGCAAGTGTAACATTAAAGCTAGCAGCTTAGCGCTtcagtgtgtgtgcgcgtgcgtttCTGTCATGATATTTTTAGGGGTTGGTAAGCATTACTGTTAGTGACATTAAACACGTGTTTTCAAGGTCGATATACATAACAACAGCTTTAATAGTAATCTATGATTTATAATACAGTGTTAGATCCAGGCATGTGAGGCATTGTGTATGTACTTTGATGAAAGCAGATGATGAGGACTTTGAATGGGAGCCTCCGTCCGAGGCGGAGATGAAGGTGATTCAGGCCCGGCGGGAACGTCAGGACAAGATCAGCAAGGTGATGGGAGACTATCTGCTGAAAGGATACAAGATGCTGGGAGAATGCTGTGAGTTGTGTGGGGTGAGTGCCAGACGGAGGTTTTTATTTACTTGCATCCTAAAATGGGGATTTTATAATTGGAATTGGTTGCAACCGCAATATAGTAAGTAAAGGATGAAGCaagcacaaaatataaaatacttttttgatctctttttttacataaacaatgattttatgtatttaGTTGAATATATGAAAttagtttatattaatattacattaatttagGTATgcaaatgatttgttgaatttaagtGATTATCCATTCCATTtactaaattaaacattaatattctGACCTGTAAAGATCTTTGACATcctaatttgttttataaagaagGAAAATAATTAAACGGTGTGCAGATTTCCTTAATTTTCCAtaaaaatttttttaatcaattttatacatttttggtctttgAAGATAATTTGGATGCATGTACTTTTCCTTCTTGTATATGCAGACAATTCTGCTGCAGGACAAGCAGAAGAAGAATTACTGTGTTGCTTGTCAAGAGCTGGACTCGGATATTGACAAAGACAATCCAGGTAtgttaacacttttttttttcagaaatcatacttcaaattaaattgtaaatgcttaataaatccATCTTGTGTATCTTTGTTGACTTGGTCGATTTCTCTTGCAGCTTTAAATGCCCAAGCAGCACTCACACAAGTACGAGAACGGCAGCTTGCCACTCAGCCCACCCCTGAATCAAACGGCACCTCATCCAACGACCCCCCTCTCTCCATCACAGGCCAGCCCAGGCCGGAGCACTGCGAGGGTGCAGCGTCTGGACTGAGAGGTCCACCACTTAACCCACAGCCCGCGCCTCTTCCTGTCCCTGCCGTCAACCCACCTTTTCTGCCACCATCCAACCCACCAATTCAGCCTGTACTTCCTCCAGGCCCCACCAACACCCTGCTCCACCATCCAGCGCTATCAAGCGCAGAAGAGGCAGTGCTACACAAACTCAGATGGGCCACACAGGAGCTTCAGCACTCCGTGTCGGTGGAGGCCAGTATTCAGCTCTGCAATCTGATCAGAGGTTGTGCTGAATCTCTGCGCAGCCTGAAAGAACTGCAGCTCTAATAAGACTGAATTATAGACAGGGCTggaacagcacacacacacacaaactagtAACGAAACACAAACAGCACTAATATATAGAGTTACATACTCTGAGGagga
Proteins encoded in this region:
- the znrd2 gene encoding protein ZNRD2 isoform X2 → MALNADDEDFEWEPPSEAEMKVIQARRERQDKISKVMGDYLLKGYKMLGECCELCGTILLQDKQKKNYCVACQELDSDIDKDNPALNAQAALTQVRERQLATQPTPESNGTSSNDPPLSITGQPRPEHCEGAASGLRGPPLNPQPAPLPVPAVNPPFLPPSNPPIQPVLPPGPTNTLLHHPALSSAEEAVLHKLRWATQELQHSVSVEASIQLCNLIRGCAESLRSLKELQL
- the znrd2 gene encoding protein ZNRD2 isoform X1, encoding MALNAADDEDFEWEPPSEAEMKVIQARRERQDKISKVMGDYLLKGYKMLGECCELCGTILLQDKQKKNYCVACQELDSDIDKDNPALNAQAALTQVRERQLATQPTPESNGTSSNDPPLSITGQPRPEHCEGAASGLRGPPLNPQPAPLPVPAVNPPFLPPSNPPIQPVLPPGPTNTLLHHPALSSAEEAVLHKLRWATQELQHSVSVEASIQLCNLIRGCAESLRSLKELQL